The following proteins come from a genomic window of Leopardus geoffroyi isolate Oge1 chromosome A3, O.geoffroyi_Oge1_pat1.0, whole genome shotgun sequence:
- the DSTN gene encoding destrin, with translation MASGVQVADEVCRIFYDMKVRKCSTPEEIKKRKKAVIFCLSADKKCIIVEEGKEILVGDVGVTITDPFKHFVGMLPEKDCRYALYDASFETKESRKEELMFFLWAPELAPLKSKMIYASSKDAIKKKFQGIKHECQANGPEDLNRACIAEKLGGSLIVAFEGCPV, from the exons GCCTCAGGAGTGCAAGTTGCAGATGAAGTATGTCGCATTTTTTATGACATGAAAGTTCGGAAGTGCTCCACAccagaagaaatcaagaaaagaaagaaggctgTCATTTTTTGTCTCAGTGCAGACAAAAAGTGCATCATTgtagaagaagggaaggagatcTTGGTTGGAGATGTTGGTGTAACCATAACCGATCCTTTCAAGCATTTTGTGGGAATGCTTCCTGAAAAAGATTGTCGCTATGCTTTGTATGATGCAAGCTTTGAAACCAAGGAATCCAGAAAAGAGGAGTTGATGTTTTTTTTGTG GGCACCAGAACTAGCTCctctgaaaagtaaaatgatcTATGCAAGCTCCAAGGATGCAATCAAAAAGAAGTTTCAAG GCATAAAACACGAATGTCAAGCAAATGGGCCAGAAGACCTCAATCGGGCTTGTATTGCTGAAAAGCTAGGTGGATCCTTAATTGTAGCTTTTGAAGGATGCCCTGTGTAG